The Montipora foliosa isolate CH-2021 chromosome 6, ASM3666993v2, whole genome shotgun sequence genome includes the window gtctgctgaaacgagcccgaatttacgtagaccaatcacaacggacttACAGATTCTGGAAGTGCATTTCAGACCCTGAAAAAAACTGCAAGAAGACGAGTATCGTGTGTTGGGCATTTAAAATCGTTGCGTTAAGttcttatcaaagagaaactgcagcgtataaatttcatgctttggctTTGACGTTTGTGGCTCTTCACAGAATGAGTACTGTAGAATTCGTATGGTTAAAACATCCCGTACTATTCAAATTTATTTGTGGCGATCGCTTGGGattgatatcatatttacatttctttccgcgcTATTTCAGTGGAGTCGTTTCGTTTGAATATGACTATTTCTTTTAGTCCTTctattgaactctatttttcaaatcgaagaaacactGATTACGAACGATCGGTTGGCAACGCAAAAACGTTAAATCACTTCTTATAATTAGAGACGATCATCACCAAAAGcagcctgaaattttcaaccTTAAACGTAATGgattttttaaagctttcctTTCGGTGCTGTCCTAGTTGAGTTCATTCTGTATGAAGGCAAGGGTTCTCGTGCAGTTCTAATACACTCTCAGTACTAAATATTTGTTTTCGTATACTTGTAGATAAAACGACACCATACCCTTGTAAGCACTCACATTTTGACTCGCGAGAGTGCAAATGCATAACCcaccgagaaaacaaaattaaattaatgttaACTTAGATTcccttacatttttttttattctttttttcacgAGAACGTTTTAACGAGTTACGACTCGTAAGCCCCTCGTTGAAACTATCTCATATTATGTTATGTAAAGCGAGAACTTGATCCacttttcaattattattagttGCAAACTGATTGAAAACCATTTTGAGGATTTTGAAGGACGTCAAGCGTCTGAACGTGATATGCAACTTAGGCAGTTGCAAGTAAGCCTGCGCATCTAACTGCTAcgatctttctaactttcatttcatgttcaTTTCAAAATTCAGATTTGTGACATTTAAAACGAACTATGCTGAATTTTTTGAACGTCAAACGTCAACGTCATCAACGTCAAACGACGTTCACTAATACTTAATGGAGACGTTTCAACCGAAAATATTCGGTCATCCTCAATTTGAATTTGACAAATTATGTAATTATGTGAAATtgcatatatttttaatttatgaaCGTGTTAAATGCCTCTTTAATCGAGAACCCGACAGAATAGCTTTCCAGGGAAACTGAAAATATCCGATAGTTTTAGGTGCCCCTTTTAATACCATTGAAAGGTACTTTAGTGCCATAGCAAGTGAGCTGAGATATTCGTTTGATAGCATCaagtattaattaattaatttgtgtGGACGTACCCATATCGGCTTTGATTTTACCTGAGAAAGAAGACTTTTTATATTTAGCTTACAAGTCGTCCGAAGTATGAGTTTGTGTTTTTATATCTTGTAGATTTCGTTACTGGCGAGGAGTGATTCTTGATGAAGGTTAAGTGGTTTGTTTGAGTATAGCGATTAATGGGGCATCAAACTTCCCTTATGGATATCATCCATTGATTTTAGACGACCTCCAAAAGGTGTTATTGTCCAAATTATGTACGAAAATGTCACGTTTTAGAGATATAGGTATTCTAGAATGGTCAATTCTTGGTCCCAACACAATTTTGAGCTTCCTACAGAACTATGTAATATCAAAAAGGACCATTAAATTTATGCTGAATCGGTAGTGTTGTAgcattttttccctttattaTCTCTCCGTTTCCACTTTGAACCGAGGTGATCATTCAATCTTCAAACCCTGTAAGCCTGACTGAATATGTCTTTGTTTGCTGGGTCTGAGTTAGGCCTTTGCAGGGACGTAGACAGTATTTTaaaaggggggtgggggtgggagGAAGGGGCGGTCAATCTGTGTCAACGAAGGTACTAACCAGATTGAGTATTTTGAGTTGTTtgcttagggttagggttaggctcGCACCCCAGAATCCTCCTGCGCCCTTGGTTGGCATTGTGTTGAACCTTCTTTTTTACCCACCGCTATACAATTTATACAATTCTCAAAACACAACTCGGGAAAAATTATGGTCGGGGCGCCAAATCATCTACTACACCTTTCattataaaaaaacaaaagtcatTTTTATATCTATTGGCAAAAGTAGAAATCGGCTATTTGCAAGTAAGCTTGAACTTAAAACCCATATTAATAGAGATTACCtcatggaaagcgcgcgcgtgcgggattttcacacgagttggtgaagtatctgaaatcgaacgagtgagcgcaacTCACTCGTCTCGCCTCTCTGATTTcattggtcgaagtaaaatccgaaaAGCTTTTTCACACGGCAAACTGtgatgcgaaaatctcagtatatATGAAATAAAGGATGGTTACAACAAATAACGAGGCAGACATAGAGAactacaaataaataaataaataaatgggcGTGATTGGTTAAGGTCTCACTTTGATGAGACAGTAAGGGTCAAAAATCAAGAAACAGGCGTACATCCGAAAGATTTCCCAAcgttttattgttaatttaacAACAACACGTTTACATGGTTTCGTATAAGTATTTAACATCTGACACAGACTACTGCATATACTGATTCGAATCAGTAACATTTGATATGAACATTGCATATTGGCCCATTACTAAAGGGAGCTTAACACTTCTTAAAACGAAATACTAAAAAgaacaatgacaataataaaattatgctCATAAACTTGAGGAGGCTCATAAAATAGAATTTCTCGTTACGTAATGTTTTAGTTCAAATAAATATTACTAATAAATAATCCATCTTCGATCGACTTTCAAGTTAACCGTTCGTGCCTCGTCAAAGAAGAGAAACACAGTGAGCCACTTGCTCGTTGACAGATTGAAATGTGTAGGGAATGAGACAGTTGCGAAAAATCTTCACTGCATCGTTGGTGATAACAAGACTGTGCAGAGATAGAATTATGCTCATAAACTTGAGGAGGCTCATAAAATAGAATTTCTCGTTGCGTAATGTTTTAGTTCAAATAAATATTACTACAATAAATAATCCATCTTCTATCTACTTTCAAGTTGACAGTTCGTGCCTCGTCAAAGAAGAGAAACACAGTGAGCCACTTGCTCGTTGACAGATTGAAATGTGTAGAGAATGAGATAGTTGCGAAAAATCTTAACTGCATCGTTGGTGATAACAAGACTCTGCAGAGAGAAGAAACGCAGTTTATTAAATTCATTGTAACATTTCGAACATGTCTCAGTTATTTCTCTCTATTGCCACCCATCtcaaaccaaaggaaaaaaaatctccCCAGGGAACCTCCAATTTCCTTCTTTAGCTCAATAAGCAAACGACCACTAAATTATCCTTTTGTTTGCCAATGAAAACGATTTTTGGATTGTGTCGATGACGGACTTGAATGCTATTTAAGAAGTGTTTTCTTGGTAAAAGAGACACCACTATtatgtatttttaaaatctgtTCTTAAGGATTTTTCTCTTCTCAACTTTGCCAAATGTGCAGAACCATGTACAGTAAAAAAACTTACCGCTAAATTATTGTCGACAAGAGCTTGAAGATATTCACGGCAGAATTTATCCAGGTCAGCTTCAGACATTCCAGTCTGCACAGTAGGGACAGCAAAATGTCTCTTCCTCATCTGAAAAGTTTAATTAtgcaataattaattaaacatgCCGCAATATTCCATTTTAGATCACCTCCAAAGATCTTTGGAAATGTTATTTGGTCTTGTGCGCTGTATTCTTTCGTTTTTCGTCAAGTTATTGGACGACCTGTTTTAAATAATAAATCCCAGGACAACTTGATTTTGTTTGACTAAATCCGCACGGTTTTACTAATAACGGTGACGGGCTTGAAATGACTGAATTTGATGAATGCCAACTTTGATATGAAAGACCTTTTTCATTAACAACCGACTCTTAAAAATTGTGTCTTACCATACGCTGCAGGGTAAACGTTGAACCATTGATATAGTAACTTGTGTCTTTCAGAACCTGAGTCAGCAGCGCGTGTTGAGATCCGGTTTGGTTTTGCTCATAAGAAAATGTCATGTACAGCGGACTTTTAAATTCAAAAAGCTTCTTGTACGCAATAGCTAGGTTGTCTTCCAATTTctgttgataaaaaaaaatcgaaaaattcAATCAAGCACTGGCCATAAATCGCTTTCAATTTGCTAACTAAAAATTGAGGTAAGCATGACGATCTTTTTCTGTACCTCGAAGGTTCGATGTGTGAAAGTCAACGAGGGCGTAACCCGTTCCAATTGAGGTGGCCCATCGACAAGAGTCGAAAACTCgcgcaaagttttttttaaatagggAAATGCTTTCTCAATGGGGAATTCCCGTGCGGTGAATTAGTGCTTTATGAAACGGCATTTCTAGGAGTCTCAGAAAAACACATTCATCGATACATACTTGATTCGAGGAGCAGCTTTGCATATTCAAGTTTGGCAACATCACAATCGCAACCTGGATGAAACTGCTTGAGGTTATCAAAGGGTAGATGGTTTTCATCTGCAAAACACGGTTTAAAACACTGTTGATTAAccattcattaaaaaaatacttGTAATATTTGTCCACCATTCCTGCGCGCTCACAATGGCTACGTTGTCTGTCTTCGTAGCGGCAATACAGACGCACATAAACCTGACCCCAATGGCGAAGGTTTCgcagaattttctttttttaagtgctACTTGGCTATTGTGGCTACAATGAAACTTTTCATTTACTACCAGATATGATTCTTGAATAAGGAAATTCTCCCGTGACTATTCTTCAGTAGAGAATTGAGAGTAACCGGGTCAAAAACGAGTCTCGCGAATCGAGATGAACTCAGTAAAATCCACTCAAGCTGATTACtttgaaaaacttgaaaaaaatcaactGCGGCGATAAcggcttttttcaaatttcggaTCTCTTTGGTATTACCGACTATTTTTTCAGGAAATTTACTGAGTAATCCATATTAAGCTACTAACTCAGTGACTGGCGTTACATAATTTCGCCGCGTCTTGTTATTATTGCAGGAAGACAAATTGCTGTCTAATTTTTGTTGATGATTAATTTGATCTTTCACACCTGTTGGGTGGCATTGCTGACTTTCTGGGGAATCACATGATATATGAGAACTTCAAGCGTACTCTTTGGTCCTCCAACTGAGGCACCAAGAGCCAATAAACTCGTTGCTGTAAGGAATATGACAGCGATCAACACCTTGCAATTGTCTGCtgccattttgatttttctctGAAGAaggaaaagcaagaaaatcaGCATTTTTAACTATCACGACACCCATCTCGTTTAcacataacaacaacaacacagatgataataataataataataataataataataataataataataataatgatctttGTGATAATGAAGATAATGATAATGCCAATGAAAATCATTCTCATCCTCACTGTATTACTGTCTTATGATAACAATTTTCATGAACTGTTCGAGTTTGATACAGTAAAATATTCTCAGGATTATTGGTATTTTTCCCATTTactgttttatttcttttacatTGGGTATATGAATAATTGCTACTTACCTCTAACTTCTTAAATGCCCTGCCTCTGTATTGCTATCCTTGTAATTATTTGTTGAGGGTTTTACTAAATTGGTTGTCCTCGTACTTGGACGATACTGCTTATATAACCAACTTAAAGGAAGCTGTATGCGTTTTTCAGCATCATATTTTCATTTAAAGGtattttcatggtttttttGTCCTCGTCCTGGTTGCAAGGACATCTCCTGTCATACTATATTCTTAGAAAGCTGTTCATTTTTTCCCATACCACTTAAATTCCTAGCTCTTTCTATACTGGTGGGCTCTGTGGCAAAAGATCGGATAATCCTCCGAACTGGCATGATTGGGTTAGAGTTGACAAGTTTTGGGACAAATTAATATTTGGTACGTGTTGAGCTTTACACTGATACACTGATATCCAGAGGTTAACTCAAAGATATGACAAATGTCCGAAGGGGAATTTTAATGCACTCCGGATACCGGCGGAAATTTCCTAAACAGACGATCATTACAAGCGTGTCTAACGAATTTCGTAAGAAGAGCAAACTTAACTTTGTCATATTGAGGCTTGTTACTTTATAGGTTAATGTTATTAAATTTTACTGAGAAAGGGAGAAATTGGATGGAAGGACAAGTTTCTAAGCGGAAATGATATATTTCAGTTGTTAGCCGAATCATGAACTCAAGTACCAGATTTATTTACTTGGGTTATTCAAGGCCGCTGCGCAAAGTAAGAGGCTTCGTGCATTGGGATTAGTCAATCCCAATATTAAAAGTGGCTTGCCTGTGTTACTTCCAATTAAAATGTTGATATGTTTATTACCGCATACATTCCGCGGGTAGGGCCATGGAAAGAGGAAGGAAGATACCCAATTGTGACTAAATGTAGTGATTATAAGACAAGCgatgttgttaataaaagctaTATTTAATTGCGTAATAAAATGTTTCAGCCATAGCCCAATTCTGGTCTGCAGGCGGCATTCACAACAATTTTTGACATTTATATCGAAACGATAGTATAAAGAAAGAAGACTGAAAATATGGTGTTTATCAGGTAATCGTAACTTTATTGGGTTCACTGAAAACTGCGACCGTGGAGAAAATGCGCTCGCCAACCCGAGTCGTACTTTTTGAGAAAGAAGTAGATATTTCATCCGTATAACAACAGTGAAGTTAATCATCGTCTTGTATGATGAGCTCTGAACTTGTTTCTAGCGTTGAGTCCTTTATAATTAAGATGATTTTAAATGACACCCCATGGACAAGGTTACAAGAATCGACTGGAGGAAGCTTACGTGACGTGAAACTTGAGCTTGTTTGTTCATTCATTCTttcatcattttcttctttGACCACTGATTGAAGGAAGTCGacctttgaaaatattttgtcCTGTGCAAGGACTCGGTCGTTACTCCACACATGTGCCAGTTGTAGTTTGACCACATTCTTTCCAAGTTTAACAACAATGAAGTAATTGAAATTGCTTTCGACTGAGAACTTCGACGTCCATTGGGTGTTTTGCTTAAGACCATACTGAATATTTATAGCGAAATAACTTGTTGCAAGAATCTGAACAAGAACCATTGGTTGGGCTCATTTATTCCGATGAAAGGACTGATGATTAagagaaatgtatatttgaagtgcgggttataaaAGAAAGATAGATGTGATCTCGGCTCTTAACCGGAAGAATTAAGCAATTTTTAGCTGATCCCAACTGAAAGccttcatatctcagttggaAGAGTCTTTTAGGTCTCTGTAGTGAGGAAATTGGTTAAGTTAAGTGTGAGGAAGACCACTCTCCGCCTGACACCATGACTGCACCTCAATTGCACATACGACATATTGACATTGCCTATCTATCTATTTTGAGGGAGCTCATAGCTTATAAGCCCAGTGGTTTCTTTATGAGCTTCctcgccattttatttcaaatttgatAACTtggatatttatatatatatatatatacatataattgaaatggcaaaaataaactgaactgaactgaactgaactgaaacatggtagaaaaaaatgtaaaataaatgaataaataaacgaGTAGAGGGTAACAGGTTAGACAgattaaaagccttttttttaagGCCATCTGGATTGTCCTTATAGGTTGCCTGTGTGGAATAACATGACACCACCCCGAATCACGCTTGCACCATTTACAGGGGTTTCC containing:
- the LOC138005441 gene encoding uncharacterized protein; amino-acid sequence: MAADNCKVLIAVIFLTATSLLALGASVGGPKSTLEVLIYHVIPQKVSNATQQMKTIYPLITSSSFIQVAIVMLPNLNMQSCSSNQKLEDNLAIAYKKLFEFKSPLYMTFSYEQNQTGSQHALLTQVLKDTSYYINGSTFTLQRMMRKRHFAVPTVQTGMSEADLDKFCREYLQALVDNNLASLVITNDAVKIFRNYLILYTFQSVNEQVAHCVSLL